The Camelina sativa cultivar DH55 chromosome 18, Cs, whole genome shotgun sequence DNA window atttaaataattttttttttttggtttttatagtataactaattgtaagaatatATCGAACTTGAATAACTCGACTTTATAGATGATCATTTTcaaacatttaatcatataacATTTGATTTCAAACTCatgaaattattaaaattcaagAAGACTTTATTAAAAACAGGAAactaatactccctccgtttcataatataggatgtttagagaagtatttttgttttataatataggatgttttcaactttctatgcaacttttagattaaatttgtttatgattggttaaactttttaaaaataactatttgAATGAGAGtaataaataacattaaaattccgacaaaacaataacatttaaaatagttaaagacaaattaaataaccCCTAAAAAGGTTTTTGCTCGATTCCGTCACAATTGTTAGATATTATTTGGGTTTATTTCAATCAATCTCTCAGCTCATTCGTAAAAATAAGGTTTCCTGCAGATCCAGgggattcaaaaaaaaaaaaaaaaaNNNNNNNNNNNNNNNNNNNNNNNNNNNNNNNNNNNNNNNNNNNNNNNNNNNNNNNNNNNNNNNNNNNNNNNNNNNNNNNNNNNNNNNNNNNNNNNNNNNNNNNNNNNNNNNNNNNNNNNNNNNNNNNNNNNNNNNNNNNNNNNNNNNNNNNNNNNNNNNNNNNNNNNNNNNNNNNNNNNNNNNNNNNNNNNNNNNNNNNNNNNNNNNNNNNNNNNNNNNNNNNNNNNNNNNNNNNNNNNNNNNNNNNNNNNNNNNNNNNNNNNNNNNNNNNNNNNNNNNNNNNNNNNNNNNNNNNNNNNNNNNNNNNNNNNNNNNNNNNNNNNNNNNNNNNNNNNNNNNNNNNNNNNNNNNNNNNNNNNNNNNNNNNNNNNNNNNNNNNNNNNNNNNNNNNNNNNNNNNNNNNNNNNNNNNNNNNNNNNNNNNNNNNNNNNNNNNNNNNNNNNNNNNNNNNNNNNNNNNNNNNNNNNNNNNNNNNNNNNNNNNNNNNNNNNNNNNNNNNNNNNNNNNNNNNNNNNNNNNNNNCCGTTCCCTTGTGTGAAACTGATGGTAATGAAGACGACGACGTAGATGACCTAATTCAAGATTCGAGCAAGCTTAGCTTAGagcataaagaagaagaagcttctcctcctgtttgtcAAACATGTGAGTAGTAAATGACCTAATTCAAGATTCAAGCAAGCCTTACTTCCTTTTGTAACCTGACGTTTGCTTTTGTTGAGTTAGTATCAGAAGGGTCAACTCAAAATCCAACCTTTGCTAAGGAAACAGAGTCGACTCAGAGTATGGATTCGCTCAAACCCAAGAAACAAGTTAGTATTTTTATGTGGTCTTTGATGAACTATCACTATCTTTGGGATATCGAAATGTTGATAGGAttgatttttgtgtgtgaaGTTGACAAGCAGGCCTTGCTTTGATGTTCATTGTTGCTTTGTTGAAGATTAATGTATCTGATTTGTGTTGATATTGAAAGCAGGAGACGGTTGAGACTAAGCGTAAAGGTTCAAAGAATATGTTTAAATCAGAGAAAGAGTTTCTTGAATTCATGCTAAAGTATCAGCAAGTACTTTCTGAAAGAGATTCTGGTAAATAAGAAATCAGTAAAGCCAAACCAGTTTTGTGTTACTGTCATTGTTATATGATTTATAGCCTGTGCtcatctttttctcctttttttttcttcactgtAGCTATTACTGTCCGTGACAAGCTTGAGTCGCTTTGTAGAGAGTTACAACGTCAAAACAAAATGTTGATggtatcttctttctttcttttagtttaCTCTACTTGGTGTGCCATATTTATTGTCTTGGTCTGAGGGACTAAGTTTTTGGTATGTGAATGGAATGTACCTTTGTGTAACAGGAAGAATGCAAGCGGGTGTCAACTGAGGGACAGAGTTTAAGATCAGATTTATCGACAAAGTTCCAGGATGCAATAAAGGTAGTTGAACACATTTTAATCCGATGTGAATTCTTTCCATCGTTTTGATATTTACTGAATATTGAAACTTTGAGCCATTTTGCCTTCGGTATTGGCAGTTCTAGAGAGGAACAAGTATTGTGTAAATagcttttgttttgtgttcctAAGTAGGCAAATCCTAAATGCACATCATTCTTGATCCTTTTTCTGTTCCCTTATGAGATTATTTCCTTAATCTTCTGTGCTATATGTTTTGGAGAATCATGGAaacctcttttttcttctttgtgaaACTCTCTACACTAATATTAGCCCATGTTAGTATCGAAATCTTACAGACCTATTTAGTCCTTTGAAATGATTTGGAACTCACTTTATATATAGCAGAAAATCGTCCATATTGGTTTCAATTTCAAGTAACAGATTGATAGAAATAAGTTTGATGAATTGCTTGTAGGCTTTTGCAACATCAGAAACTACGAAAAAGTCAGAATATTCcacttattttttctttttcttatattgcCTACCTTCCTAATCCTCTTTGGTTAATAGGATGTGAGCATTAAGTTGGACGAGCAAAAGGATGAAAGCCTCGCacaactaaaagaaaatgagatgTAAGCCAAACGAACTCCATCATAACGTTTTCACttgtaaaataagaaaattctaGTATATTTACTATGTATGTATAGTTTTGTTGCAGATTAAGTCAAAAGAGCAGTACAAATATGCTCATCACATTCTCCAAACTATATTCTTACATGcgtataaattttaaaacggcTTCGCCTGTACCAGCTTGGTAACATATTATAAATGTCCTTCacagtggttttttttttgttaattccaGGTTGAGGACGAAGTTGAAGCACCTGGCTGATCAATATACACTTTCAGAACAACAACATGAGCAAAGAGTAATTTACAGATTCGTTTTTCCAACTATATATGAAGCATCATTTagccaaaataaataattggcTTAACTGTGATGTATACTTGACAGTTGAAGCAGAAGACACTTGAGCTACAGATATCtgctttaaaaattaaacagcACGAGGAGAAACTCATCCATGAACAATCTCAGATGAAAGTTTATGCGGACCAAGTTTCTCAGCTTTTATCTACTGAGAAAAATTTGCGGTTGCAGCTAACTGCTGATGGAGATAAATTCCAGCAGTTCCAGGTCTGCTCTCTTCCCCTTTTACACTTCCTAAATAAGTCTTTATCATCTTCTCGATTCAATATGATCACCGATAGTAATATTGCTTGATTTGGGTGTGATGCAATTCTCTTTTAATATTGTCGATATTATATGAAGAGAATGTAAAGTGAAAGACTTTTGGTTATGCAGGACGCGTTGGTGAAGAGCAACGAGGTGTTTGAAACATTCAAACAAGAAATCGATAAGGTCACACCATGTCCTGTCTTCATTGTTCTTTGAAAGACGAGACGTTTTATTTCTCTGAGATCTTATTAAACTTGATCCTGTGTCTATTGGTGTTTTGAGTAGATGTCAAAAGCAATCAAAGAACTTAGGAAAGAAAACGCATTCTTGAAGAGCAAAAGTGAGAAGTCTGATATCACTCTCATAGAACTCGTTGAAGAGGTAAAAACAAACGAAACCGTCTGGTTTTTTCATTGTAGATTTTGGTTATGAAATCAGTAAAATCACGGTTTTTGGTTGACATTGAACAGCGTGAAAGATTGAAGAAACTGTTGGAGAAGACTAAGAAACAGAAAGATAAACTTGAGTCGCTATGCAGATCCCTTCAAGCCGAAAGAAAACAGAAGGAAACTAACAGTGTCGATTCTGCTGCAGTTCAACCATGAAGTAGAGAAAGACTatgaattaaagttttttttgcttgttttgttttgtcagagTTGAACTAATTAGCActtcagtttattttttttatttattaaaaactgCATTAGACACCAAATTCACTTGACAATGTCATTTAACATCAAATTGATTCCGCCCTTGGCGAGCAAAGTCTATTTTAtttcacaaaactcaaattgataatacttaattaattatgaacatattatataaacaagaaaaacttaaatttactTTCACAAGCAGTTAAGCTTTGTgtttattatagagaaaaatgtcaaaaaaaatccccaactttcaaattgtggcaaaaaaaagcatcaacttatgaaatgtcatttaaatcaccaagtttttattgactttttttaaaaatagctaACTTTCGTTGACTAGGCCATTTAATGCACGACGTTAAATTTTCAGTTACACAACGATGACGGAGTTAACTTCCGTCAGTATTTCCGTTTAGGTTACGTCGTTTCATTAAAAGaataagacaaaaataatttgagtCCAGCAACAATTGAACTGCATACCTTTGAAACTCAAAACAAGCTCTCTACCATTGAGCCACAATAACattataatattataccaatcagacatgtatatatatatatatatagacaatcgattaaaaatggcaaaacacaaaataatgttatatttatgttatgtatttataaaatatatgttattatatcattactctttatatatatatatatatattaaattttagtgtaaaatatatatatatatatatatatataatataaagattaaaaactaaatattttacaaataccaaataaaatgTATGATCAATATGTCTTCTTtggtatatatatgcaaaaagccatatttaaaatttacactCTTTATCCTGAAGAAtaagatattaatttaaatatatgcacactataaattatatattttatttagtatttaataataaataaaaatatagcaaagataaaatttatattagtttttgctctttatattttatatctattatattctaaaacattaatataaataaatatatatataaattaatgatatgataacatatatattatagatgCATTACATATAACCGATTGTTTacgtataaatatatttctgtttgTAAGAATATATAGAAATGTAATTGTGGCTCAATGGTAGAGAGCTTGTTTTGAGTTTCAAAGGTAGGCAGTTCAATTTTTGCTGGGctcaaattatttttgtcttattcttctaatgaaacaacgtcgttttggtTTAACGGAGATTCTGACATAAGTTAACTCTGTCATCGTTGTGTAAGTGAAAATTTAACGTTGTGCCTTATATGGCCGAATCAACGAAAGTtagctattttaaaaaataatcaacaaaaacctggtgatttaaatgatatttcatAAGTTGATGCTTTTTTTGGCCACAATTTGaaagttgaagatttttttgacatttttcccgtttattatatatatagtttataattcaaaaagttataaatataatttattgtccatgtaaaaaaactaaagaatagaaaataatatcagataatatgtcaaaaatgtaatttaattattttgacttTTCTAATTATTACTTAAGTAAGTAATtttcaatcaaatattattatttcctcTCAAATGATTaggtttttttaattcttatgcgaatgaatattaaatttgaaaaaaactaCAATATCCAATagctcaaaaatttaataatagaTTGTTCCTAGATTATAATCTTGGTGATATACATGTTGATtgatacatgttttttttttgtttacagattTAGCAGCTTTTACTACAAtgatatgtaaataatatttaaaattttaatcacaCCAACCATAAATTTAAGCATACAGAGTTAGGATTTGAAATCTAAAGAATATGTTAAAAATTcacttacaaaaataaatataaacaaatttattgaagAAAAGTTGGcatatagtttaaaaataatttcgtggcaaaaaaatatttttataccaCATATGATATAAACCATCCAAAAAATTTAGCTACACTTTTCCAATTTTATAAAAGGAGGAATTTCATATACTAATTTTCAATACTATCCTCTTTCTAAGAATTTATTGAAAATGCTACTGAAAATCtgttatttatgtaaatatgtgTGTGagctaataaaaatatacacaaatcaTTTTTGAGCTATTGACCATTCATTTGGTTATCGaatctttaataaattttgagaattttttttttcataatctcAATTaggtaaaaaaagaataagaaaatcaaaatactcaaaataatatacattatattatatataaaaattgaataaaaagcAAATAATCAAAACTTATACTTTGACATTAtaacaatgatttttattttcatatgtatattTAGTACAGAATTTTTGCAAGATGGAATGTAGTATATgttatttagttttctttcataATTATTAGAATATGTATAATGATAAACAAattaagttaaaaattaaatctacACTTatcttaacaatttttttttcacaatcctgttaatggctaactctcaaaaccaaattttcaattataagattatatatatataccaaaaaaatccaaTGGAATTACattgataatttaataaattagaaattacttttcttttttaaaaaatatacaaataagtatttttgttacttatgtatagttttcttgtttataatAGGTTtagaaattttactttttattacttttaaatattttagtaaatttataattgatacaTGTAGATATCAATTAACATGTGTcatgatttttttgaaactaagctttatataataagataagaaTATAAGCTTTATTAAACTAAGCTTTAATTATATAtggacaattcttgggttcacacccctaggggtgaaccacTCTTATTCACCCctttaaattaaggaaacaaatcttaattgagaaaataaattatatagataaatcaattttaaaattattaatttaaatatgatattacaggttttaattattacatataaaccctaacccaaaccgacatataattttgtttaattgtaaaatctaaaccctaaacattcttttataaatccaaaccgacatataatttcgtttaattgtaaaatctaaaccctaaacactcttttgtaaacccaaaccgacatataatttcatttaattgtaaaatctaaaccctaacccctcttttgtaaacacaaaccgtcatataattttgtttaattataaaatctaaattttaatcattctttataaactcaaaccgatataaaaattctaaaattacaaatttaattataataatcttttataactcaaaccgacataatttccttaataaaagatctacataatttgtttcttaatttgtattatcttttatttaaaatttgatttttttaatatgatatgacatggcaTATTGTTGTtttctgattggttaattaagaggggaGTGAAAGAGAGttgttcacccctaggggtgaactcAAGAATTTTTCAACTTGAAAACAACTTTTGTACAAAAATTTATTCGTAAGTGTTTGTTGAGATCAGTTATTGACGGACAAATTCACTCACTAGTTTGGTCTAGCTAAATCTATGcaattagatttaaaaaaataacattatcaaCTACAAAACTTCACCACTTCACCAACTGAAACAAATTTCACAtcgtttacaaaagagttttaCATTCTTAGGTTTGGTAATGAGTtcaaaaaataatgtttaaaattattctTGTCTTAAATATTAAGTTACCATAGAAAACTGatggaaaataaatatgagATACTTATACATCAACATTTGTTAAAATGGAGGAAAATTACATACCCAAAACAAGATCGGGTTGAAATAGATATACGAATAAAATGTCTCAAATTTTGGAATGAGGAAAATTGCATCTTTACATGCAAATATGGTTAATGTGAGTGAGTAAACATATAATGAAGAgtaataaacataaaattagAGTAATAATAAGGTTAAGTTATGTTTAGTTGGATTTTTTGTGGGTTTGACTTTTGTGTGTTAGTCTTGTCTCGATTGATGGCAGTAAATACTtggcaactttttttttttgtttgttggtcaAACCGTTTGATTTTAGCTATCTTAgcttctagtatatatatatatatatatatatatatatatatctatggaAGATAAACTTGGTCAATTCATAAAGAAGATAAACTTGATCATGTAggtgaatatatatagttttaagcAACTGTATATTGcgtgtatttgttttttctttctttaaggcTTCAACCCTAGCTAATCTAGCTCCTATATTTTTCATACGTGGACATATAATATACGGTTAtttctactttatttttatcattatcattatttatattttgtttagttttggtgGAAATTAATTACCAATTAAAAGGTGGTTTAATTATAACCTTTTTCATAATACTGTTTAAgcataaattatgaaaataaatagcGGGAGTCATAATACAAGTTTTCTTAAACACacgtaaataaaaaaatttgatgtagTTGGTCGATAATTAAGACTAATAGCAGCAATGTAGTTGGTCACCATTGCTTCTTTACCGTCCGATCTTCATAATCACTATCCTCTTCATCAGAAGAAAGGCAGTCTAACTTAGGCTTAAATGCAATAACAAGAGCAAAAATAACCACAAAGTACTAATGAGAAGAAGTTCCTTTGTTATCAAGATTGAATAATTTATTATGAACTAAATTAATGCCCTACATCGGAGTAGCCTACATCACAACCAGACATATATCCTACCATTTGTGCTTTTCAAAGGCATCGACCGAGAGATCAGGAATTCGACCGCTGCAAGACGCCACAACAAAAGGTTTAGAAATCTAATGAGTCTTTGGTTGCAATGAGTCAGTGTATATCCTAAAGCTTTATCGTatcgttttcttgttttttatccTTAATTTTTTGCCAAGAAATCGATTGTAGggattgaaaaaacaaaattttcatttatatgatatttgcagtttagcaaaaaaaaagaactgaattAATGTACTTGGGTCCTGGGATGTATACGACCACCAtaagttattattttatgtatacGACTACCATACGTACGTttcaatgaatattttaaatggGCGATGGTGACAAACCATACGGCAACGTTCACAATCTTTAAAGTTAATTAGGATAGCAAGAGTATTCTTCTCTACCTCTAGCCATCACAACTTCAAGCTTCAACCCTCCCAAGTCACAACCATTGAGTAGCAACGCCTTCTTTGGATCTTTTCTTAGATCAGTGAAAGCAAATCTGCAAAAagagaaagccaaaaaaaaaaaaaagtcagtcGTTTTGTTTGCATTTAACTTGAGTTTGTCCACAAATTGGATGAAGAAGCTAAGTTACAAACCCTAACCGGTTTACACTCTATGGGaacaaaaagtcaaaaccctTCTGATCTTGAAGGAGTAAATACATTactagaaaaatcaaaaattttgaaatcgaAATCTATTGTGCATCCTGAATGAGTAAATTACATAACTAGAAATTAAAAAcgtgttttgtcttttaaagttctttcaaattccaatgACCAAAATAAACCATCGTTGAGTAATAAAGGTACTGGTTCATGATAGTAGTCTAACAGAGTGGTCAAAACTGAACCAAATTAATTAGAAAACGGTTGAATCATGGTTCGCATTTTATCTACTTTTAGGACAATGTCTCTAGAGTTATGTATAGCTAACCGATTCAGCTCAACTCTATCGAGAACATcgtttttatgagtttttattGCACGCATACCAAAAAGGTACAATTATGTCTACAATGGTAGAGCTAAACGATGTTGTCTTTTCTATTTGAAATATAGAAGCTAATCAGTATTCCATATGCGGTCTGCCCTGACCGCCCACATCCTATATATAGTTACATAAATGAGTTAAAAGAGTATGTGCATCGATCTTCTCATATAATAACTAGATGCACAGCACTCGAAGATTAATAACAGTAATATAATGGATTCCAATTCAACTAATTTTCAGATTTACAGTTGGTTTATTAATAGTCACGGTATTTTAGAATTCAGCAAATCACACGTAACATGTCATCTCAATCATCAGTTCATGTCTTTGTATGTATAACTTAGCCGTTTTATAAGTCATGTCATGTCTTTGTTGATTGATTTGCTTTTGAATGTTCAAGAATGACAAATGAGGTATATAGCTTTTATAAAAAGTTGGTCTATTTCAAGGAATAATTAATATGCTCTTCATATGTGGTAATGGGACAATGATCAAATATaggtatttatatatttttgtgccCATACGTagtttaaaagatatatattaattaagttttgtcCAAAAATCACTTTCAAGTGCAAATGTCTTGAATGActcaagaagaagtctagtcgaCCGCGTTCCAActcccaaagtaagagattaagttcAATTAGAACCAAATATGCAGATCCCTTCAAACTGAAAGAAAACAGAAGGAAACTAACAGTGTCGTTTCTGCTGCGGTTCAACCATGAAGCAGAGAAAGACTATGAATTAagtttttttgcttgttttgttttgtcagagTTTTGAACTAATTACCACttcagattattttttttatttatagaaaaactgCAATTAGACGCCAAATTCACTTGACAATGTAATATACCATCAAATTGATTCTGCCCTTTGCGAgctaattctattttatttaacaaaactCAAATTTGATAATacttaattacttaattaattatgaacatatttatatattatagaatatgGATATattacacaaacataaaagggATTCCTAAGTGAATTAGGGTGTAACAAGAATTACATAATACACATGAGATTAGGAATGATAGTTCCCTATATAAACGATGTCTTGGTGGAGACATAATAAAAAGCAAGCGCAAGAATATAAATCGCAAGgcagaaaaataaagtttcttgACCACACGTCTACGTACGGCCATGAATAGAGAAGAGTTATCTTCTAAAAAAAAGGCGACCACCAACAATTATGATGCTTCCGTAATGATCTGATATTAAGCTGCTAGCTTGGCTCGCGTCTCAAGATTATACTACCCAACTCTTTCCTTAGTTTCCAAGAAATTTCGTTCTATCCTCACTTCAACGGAGCTTTACCAAACCCGAACTCTTTTAGGCCTCACCGATAATTGTTTTTACGTATGTTTACGAAGTTGTAACGACTAAAAACCACTCAGGACCGGCCCAGTGAAATTTGTGGCccaattcaaaacaattttttttcttatgaattttatacaaaaaaaattaaaattgaaaccaaatcttaaaattttggaaaatgagGGCTATTTTGCAATAACAAAATAGATAATTTTacaaattgaaattaaatttataacttTCATAAAAACTGAAGCCTTTTTTgcaatcaaaatatattttgagacctatttttgttactaaaaatctcaaaaaatttgGAGGCCCAACACCAATGTATCTTGAGAATATGTGAAGGGTCGGGTCTGAAAACACAAACACTACGTTGGTTTACTCTTTGTCTGAGACCAACTAGCTCCAAAAAAGTATTGGTGTCGATCTTTTATCTTGATTCTCCCTATTCATCAAGGTCGAACGTTGCAATGCTTGGTTTTGATAATAAACGTCATTGCCGGAGATAAGTGATAAGCATGTGTGGGAGCTGATACGTATGTGGGAGAGAAAGGCACTTGTGAAGAGCGGAAAAGAAGTGTGAGTAGAATGAAGAGTATAAATAGAGATAGAATAGTATTGTAGAGGATATCCTGCATGATCATTGAAATTGAAAGTTTGTTAGAGAGCTTGTGTGCTCTGTTCATGGTGGTAGGAGAGGAGAACTGTAACTCCGATCTTATCAGCTAGGGTTCATCGTTTGTATTAGgaattgagaaagagagaagagatctcATCTTCATTCTTATCAAATGGTGCGTTCGTGGTCACGGATCGAAACAACCGCCATGGAGATGGTTACGATTCCGATCTTTACCAGTGAAGATTTGCGTCCATGGCTTTCATGGCTGGAGGATTATTTTGAGCGAGAAGATTACAACGATTTAGAGAAACTCAATTTCGCTCAAAGTTTCATGGAAGACGAAGCCGAGTCTTGGTTCTATATGCGACAGAGGATATCTCTCGTTCAATCGTGGGAGCAATTGAAGAATCGGTTGTTATGGAGATTTGGTGATGTCAACGATCCCGA harbors:
- the LOC104761068 gene encoding beta-taxilin-like isoform X2 (The sequence of the model RefSeq protein was modified relative to this genomic sequence to represent the inferred CDS: added 295 bases not found in genome assembly), whose protein sequence is MEESPHSNLLPEVDSLPDGFVDGATEPPPLNSPKTQEETCITTTTTTNHEAVAVEKPEKPRTFPVPLCETDGNEDDDVDDLIQDSSKLSLEHKEEEEEASPPVCQTLSEGSTQNPTFAKETESTQSMDSLKPKKQETVETKRKGSKNMFKSEKEFLEFMLKYQQVLSERDSAITVRDKLESLCRELQRQNKMLMEECKRVSTEGQSLRSDLSTKFQDAIKDVSIKLDEQKDESLAQLKENEMLRTKLKHLADQYTLSEQQHEQRLKQKTLELQISALKIKQHEEKLIHEQSQMKVYADQVSQLLSTEKNLRLQLTADGDKFQQFQDALVKSNEVFETFKQEIDKMSKAIKELRKENAFLKSKSEKSDITLIELVEERERLKKLLEKTKKQKDKLESLCRSLQAERKQKETNSVDSAAVQP
- the LOC104761068 gene encoding alpha-taxilin-like isoform X1 (The sequence of the model RefSeq protein was modified relative to this genomic sequence to represent the inferred CDS: added 295 bases not found in genome assembly) yields the protein MEESPHSNLLPEVDSLPDGFVDGATEPPPLNSPKTQEETCITTTTTTNHEAVAVEKPEKPRTFPVPLCETDGNEDDDVDDLIQDSSKLSLEHKEEEEEASPPVCQTLSEGSTQNPTFAKETESTQSMDSLKPKKQQETVETKRKGSKNMFKSEKEFLEFMLKYQQVLSERDSAITVRDKLESLCRELQRQNKMLMEECKRVSTEGQSLRSDLSTKFQDAIKDVSIKLDEQKDESLAQLKENEMLRTKLKHLADQYTLSEQQHEQRLKQKTLELQISALKIKQHEEKLIHEQSQMKVYADQVSQLLSTEKNLRLQLTADGDKFQQFQDALVKSNEVFETFKQEIDKMSKAIKELRKENAFLKSKSEKSDITLIELVEERERLKKLLEKTKKQKDKLESLCRSLQAERKQKETNSVDSAAVQP